From the genome of Streptomyces sp. NBC_00659, one region includes:
- a CDS encoding acyl-CoA dehydrogenase family protein, protein MTTTPLLFNPRTYDPAHFDPETRRLLRATVDWFEERGKRQIIEDYRTRAWLGDFLAFAAKERLFATFLTPASAATDEDQRWDTARIAALNEILGFYGLDYWYAWQVTILGLGPVWQSDNATARTRAADLLSQGEVFAFGLSEKAHGADIYSTDMLLEPQADGGFRASGSKYYIGNGNAAGLVSVFGRRTDVEGPDGYVFFAADSRHPAYHLVKNVVDSSKFVSEFRLEDYPVAPEDVLHTGRAAFDAALNTVNVGKFNLCTASIGICEHAMYEAVTHASNRILYGRPVTAFPHVRRELAEAYVRLVGMKLFSDRAVDYFRSAGPEDRRYLLFNPMTKMKVTTEGEKVIDLMWDVIAAKGFEKDNYFSQAAIEIRGLPKLEGTVHVNLALILKFMRNHLLEPISHPVVPTRLDAADDDFLFRQGPARGLGSVRFHDWRAAYDAYAEVPNVARFREQADALCEFVTTMAPDEKQGRDLDFLLSVGQLFALVVHGQLILEQARLTDLDESVLDELFSVLVRDFSGHCVELHGKDSATEQQQGWALGAVRRPVVDEARSAEVWQRVEALSGTYEMSL, encoded by the coding sequence GTGACCACCACTCCGCTGCTGTTCAACCCGCGCACCTACGACCCGGCGCACTTCGACCCCGAGACGCGCCGGCTGCTGCGCGCCACCGTCGACTGGTTCGAGGAGCGCGGCAAGCGCCAGATCATCGAGGACTACCGCACCCGCGCCTGGCTCGGTGACTTCCTCGCCTTCGCCGCCAAGGAGCGCCTGTTCGCCACCTTCCTCACCCCGGCCTCCGCCGCCACGGACGAGGACCAGCGCTGGGACACCGCCCGGATCGCCGCGCTGAACGAGATTCTCGGGTTCTACGGTCTCGACTACTGGTACGCCTGGCAGGTGACCATCCTCGGTCTCGGCCCGGTCTGGCAGAGCGACAACGCCACGGCTCGCACGCGTGCCGCGGACCTCCTGTCCCAGGGCGAGGTGTTCGCCTTCGGTCTGTCCGAGAAGGCCCACGGCGCCGACATCTACTCCACCGACATGCTGCTGGAGCCCCAGGCCGACGGCGGCTTCCGGGCCAGCGGCTCCAAGTACTACATCGGCAACGGCAACGCCGCCGGCCTCGTCTCCGTGTTCGGCCGCCGCACCGACGTCGAGGGCCCGGACGGATACGTCTTCTTCGCGGCCGACAGCCGCCACCCGGCGTACCACCTGGTGAAGAACGTCGTCGACTCCTCCAAGTTCGTCAGCGAGTTCCGTCTGGAGGACTACCCGGTCGCCCCCGAGGACGTCCTGCACACCGGACGCGCCGCCTTCGACGCCGCCCTCAACACCGTCAACGTCGGCAAGTTCAACCTCTGTACCGCCTCGATCGGCATCTGCGAGCACGCGATGTACGAGGCCGTCACCCACGCGAGCAACCGGATCCTCTACGGCCGCCCCGTCACCGCGTTCCCGCATGTCCGCCGGGAGCTGGCCGAGGCGTACGTCCGTCTCGTCGGCATGAAGCTGTTCAGCGACCGCGCCGTCGACTACTTCCGTTCGGCCGGTCCCGAGGACCGCCGTTACCTTCTCTTCAACCCGATGACGAAGATGAAGGTGACCACGGAGGGCGAGAAGGTCATCGACCTGATGTGGGACGTCATCGCCGCCAAGGGCTTCGAGAAGGACAACTACTTCTCGCAGGCCGCCATCGAGATCCGGGGCCTGCCCAAGCTCGAGGGCACGGTCCACGTCAACCTCGCGCTGATCCTCAAGTTCATGCGCAACCATCTGCTGGAGCCGATCAGCCACCCCGTCGTACCGACCCGTCTCGACGCGGCCGACGACGACTTCCTGTTCCGGCAGGGACCGGCACGCGGACTGGGTTCGGTTCGCTTCCACGACTGGCGCGCCGCCTACGACGCGTACGCCGAGGTCCCGAACGTCGCCCGCTTCCGCGAACAGGCCGACGCCCTGTGCGAGTTCGTCACCACCATGGCCCCCGACGAGAAGCAGGGCCGCGACCTCGACTTCCTCCTGTCCGTGGGGCAGTTGTTCGCGCTGGTGGTGCACGGACAGCTCATCCTGGAGCAGGCGCGTCTGACGGACCTGGACGAGTCGGTGCTCGACGAGCTGTTCTCCGTGCTGGTCCGTGACTTCTCCGGGCACTGCGTCGAACTGCACGGCAAGGACTCCGCCACCGAGCAGCAGCAGGGCTGGGCACTCGGCGCGGTCCGGCGTCCGGTCGTGGACGAGGCGCGTTCGGCAGAGGTCTGGCAGCGCGTCGAGGCACTGTCCGGGACGTACGAGATGTCGCTGTAA
- a CDS encoding fic family toxin-antitoxin system, toxin component, with the protein MDLHIDVPWILQVAEAAGADDPAPDDYGVPASAVARHRAELFEQPVYEGPYAKAAALVHTLGRCRWLERSNLAVAAASGVMYLEAAGIGVKPVREDAIALRDLLLDPACTAGKIAALLRTWPTTT; encoded by the coding sequence ATGGACCTGCACATCGACGTTCCCTGGATCCTTCAGGTGGCCGAGGCCGCCGGAGCCGACGATCCGGCGCCGGACGACTACGGCGTTCCCGCCTCGGCGGTCGCGCGCCACCGTGCCGAACTGTTCGAGCAACCCGTCTACGAAGGCCCCTACGCCAAAGCCGCCGCCCTGGTGCACACCCTGGGCCGGTGCCGCTGGCTGGAGCGCTCCAATCTCGCCGTCGCCGCGGCCAGCGGCGTCATGTACCTCGAAGCCGCCGGGATCGGCGTCAAGCCCGTACGCGAGGACGCCATCGCCCTCAGGGACCTGCTCCTCGACCCCGCCTGCACCGCCGGGAAGATCGCCGCCCTGCTGCGGACCTGGCCCACCACCACCTGA
- a CDS encoding discoidin domain-containing protein, which produces MTPHKPRSWRSRAATAALASLVMVLGLPAVGAHAAGGPNAAADAVTKAGSARGAHTAAKVTDGDADSYWQAGKKSAQWVQTDLGRTRRVRQVVLRLPEHWGTRKQTLALQGSADGKSFATLKSSAQYVFSPGNGNTVKVSFPATLARYVRADFSGNSVAPTAQLAEMQVLTTAASTPNLAQGKPFSESGHADVYPAANAGDGNRNTYWESTNNAFPQWLQVDLGSSVKVNQATLRLPGGWPARSQTLKVQGSTDNQNFTDLTASKAYTFDSSGDQSATIALDTVTTRYVRVLFTANSAWPAGQLSELEVYGPATGDTQAPTAPSNLGYTEPATGQIKLTWSAASDDTAVTGYDIYADGQLRASVAGNVLTYTDTQPAGSAITYFVRAKDAAGNVSSNSNSVTRPASGGDTQAPTAPGSLAYTQSGSDVKLTWQASSDNVKVTGYDVYADGRLAKSVAGDVTTYTDTPSATATVTYYVKAKDAAGNVSAASNSVTRTGSTGSGSNLAEGKPIEASSSTFTYVAANANDGQIGTYWESAGGAYPATLTTKLGANADLGQIVVKLNPDAAWSTRTQNIQVLGRDQDATAFTSLVAAKDYTFNPAGGNTVTIPVSGTAADIQLKFTSNSGAPGGQVAEFQVIGTPAANPDLKVTGITNAPAAPVESDAISLTATVTNSGTKASKATDLNFTLGGTKVATADVPALAAGETKTVTASIGARDAGSYPVGAEVDPANKVIEQNEADNTFTRSDALVVKPVSSSDLLAAPVSWSPSSASAGDEVKFTVAIKNQGTVASAAGTHGVTLTVQDSKGATVKTLSGSYVGAIAAGRTTAPVALGSWTAVNGKYTVRTVIADDTNELPVKRTNNTTTQDLFVGRGADMPYDMYEAEDGTLGGGAKTVGPNRTVGDVAGEASGRKAVTLDGTGQYVEWTTRAATNTLVTRFSIPDGTTTTLDVYVDGQFLKAIDLTSKYAWLYGSETAPGNSPGSGAPRHIYDEASLQLGRTVQAGSKIRLQKDAANSSTYAIDFINTEQATAAANPDPAAYAVPAGFTHQDVQNALDKVRMDTTGQLVGVYLPAGDYETAGKFQVYGKAVKVVGAGPWFTRFHAPASQENTDIGFRAEASAKGSTFAGFTYLGNYTSRIDGPGKVFDFSNVSDITIDNIWVEHMVCLYWGANTDSMTIKNARIRDTFADGVNMTNGSTDNHVVNNDARATGDDSFALFSAIDAGGADEKNNLYENLTSTLTWRAAGIAVYGGYNNTFRNLRVADTLVYSGVTISSLDFGYPMNGFGTEPTTIENVSLERTGGHFWGSQVFPAIWAFSASKVFQGIRVNDVDIDDSTYGGVMFQTNYVGGQAQFPVKDTIFTDVSITDSKKSGDAFDAKSGFGIWANELPEPGQGPAVGEATFRNLRMSGNAQDVRNTTSTFRINIE; this is translated from the coding sequence ATGACTCCACACAAGCCGAGATCCTGGAGAAGCCGCGCAGCGACCGCCGCCCTGGCTTCCCTCGTCATGGTTCTGGGCCTGCCCGCCGTAGGCGCCCACGCGGCAGGCGGCCCCAACGCCGCCGCGGACGCCGTCACCAAGGCCGGCAGCGCCCGCGGCGCACACACGGCCGCCAAGGTCACCGACGGTGACGCCGACAGCTATTGGCAGGCCGGAAAGAAGTCGGCCCAGTGGGTGCAGACAGACCTGGGGCGGACCAGACGTGTCCGCCAGGTCGTGCTGCGGCTGCCCGAGCACTGGGGGACCCGCAAGCAGACGCTGGCGCTTCAGGGCAGCGCCGACGGAAAGAGCTTCGCCACGCTCAAGTCGTCGGCGCAGTACGTCTTCAGCCCCGGAAACGGCAACACGGTGAAGGTCTCCTTCCCCGCGACCCTCGCCCGGTACGTACGGGCCGACTTCAGCGGCAACTCGGTGGCCCCGACGGCCCAGCTCGCCGAGATGCAGGTCCTCACGACCGCCGCCTCGACCCCCAACCTCGCGCAGGGCAAGCCCTTCAGCGAGAGCGGGCACGCCGACGTGTACCCCGCCGCCAACGCCGGTGACGGCAACCGGAACACCTACTGGGAGTCCACCAACAACGCCTTCCCGCAGTGGCTCCAGGTCGACCTCGGCTCGTCGGTCAAGGTGAACCAGGCGACGCTGCGGCTCCCCGGCGGCTGGCCCGCCCGCAGCCAGACCCTGAAGGTCCAGGGCTCCACCGACAACCAGAACTTCACCGACCTGACGGCCTCGAAGGCGTACACCTTCGACAGCTCCGGCGACCAGTCGGCGACCATCGCCCTCGATACCGTCACGACCCGGTACGTGCGGGTGCTCTTCACCGCCAACAGCGCTTGGCCCGCAGGGCAGTTGTCCGAGCTGGAGGTCTACGGGCCGGCCACGGGCGACACCCAGGCGCCGACCGCGCCGTCGAACCTGGGCTACACCGAGCCGGCCACCGGGCAGATCAAGCTGACCTGGAGCGCGGCGAGCGACGACACGGCCGTCACCGGTTACGACATCTACGCCGACGGCCAGTTGCGGGCGAGCGTGGCCGGGAACGTCCTGACGTACACCGACACACAGCCGGCAGGCAGCGCCATCACGTACTTCGTGCGGGCCAAGGACGCCGCGGGCAACGTCTCCTCCAACAGCAACAGCGTCACCCGCCCGGCATCGGGCGGGGACACGCAGGCTCCCACGGCGCCCGGCAGTCTCGCCTACACGCAGTCCGGCAGCGATGTGAAGCTCACCTGGCAGGCGTCGAGCGACAACGTGAAGGTCACCGGTTACGACGTCTATGCCGACGGCCGGCTCGCCAAGTCCGTGGCGGGCGACGTCACGACATACACCGACACCCCGTCGGCGACGGCCACCGTCACCTACTACGTGAAGGCGAAGGACGCCGCCGGGAACGTGTCGGCGGCCAGCAACAGTGTCACCCGGACCGGCTCGACCGGTTCCGGATCCAACCTCGCCGAGGGCAAGCCCATCGAGGCGTCCTCCTCCACCTTCACCTATGTCGCCGCCAACGCCAACGACGGCCAGATCGGCACCTATTGGGAGAGCGCGGGCGGTGCCTACCCGGCCACCCTCACCACCAAGCTGGGTGCCAACGCCGACCTCGGCCAGATCGTCGTCAAGCTCAACCCGGACGCCGCCTGGTCGACCCGGACCCAGAACATCCAGGTGCTCGGCCGTGACCAGGACGCGACGGCCTTCACCAGCCTCGTCGCGGCGAAGGACTACACGTTCAACCCGGCCGGCGGCAACACCGTGACCATCCCGGTCTCCGGCACCGCCGCAGACATCCAGCTCAAGTTCACGTCCAACTCCGGTGCCCCGGGCGGGCAGGTCGCCGAGTTCCAGGTGATCGGCACCCCGGCCGCCAACCCCGACCTCAAGGTCACCGGCATCACCAACGCGCCCGCGGCCCCGGTCGAGTCGGACGCCATCAGCCTGACGGCGACCGTCACCAACAGCGGGACCAAGGCCTCCAAGGCCACCGACCTCAACTTCACCCTCGGCGGCACCAAGGTCGCCACGGCCGATGTCCCGGCGCTCGCGGCCGGTGAGACGAAGACGGTCACCGCGAGCATCGGGGCCCGGGACGCGGGCAGTTACCCGGTCGGCGCCGAGGTGGACCCGGCGAACAAGGTGATCGAGCAGAACGAGGCGGACAACACCTTCACCCGCTCCGACGCCCTCGTCGTCAAGCCCGTCTCCAGCTCCGACCTCCTGGCCGCACCGGTCTCCTGGAGTCCCTCCAGCGCCTCGGCGGGCGACGAGGTCAAGTTCACCGTCGCCATCAAGAACCAGGGCACGGTCGCCTCCGCCGCCGGCACCCACGGCGTCACCCTCACGGTCCAGGACTCCAAGGGCGCCACGGTCAAGACGCTCAGCGGCTCCTACGTCGGTGCCATCGCCGCGGGCCGGACGACGGCGCCCGTCGCCCTCGGCTCGTGGACGGCCGTCAACGGCAAATACACCGTCAGGACGGTCATCGCCGACGACACCAACGAACTCCCGGTCAAGCGGACCAACAACACCACCACGCAGGACCTGTTCGTCGGCCGCGGCGCCGACATGCCGTACGACATGTACGAGGCGGAGGACGGCACCCTCGGCGGCGGTGCCAAGACCGTCGGACCGAACCGGACCGTCGGCGATGTCGCCGGCGAGGCGAGCGGCCGCAAGGCGGTGACCCTCGACGGGACCGGCCAGTACGTCGAATGGACCACCCGCGCGGCCACCAACACCCTGGTGACCCGCTTCTCGATCCCGGACGGCACCACGACCACGCTCGACGTGTACGTGGACGGCCAGTTCCTCAAGGCGATCGACCTCACCTCGAAGTACGCCTGGCTGTACGGCAGTGAGACCGCGCCCGGCAACTCGCCCGGCTCCGGTGCCCCCCGGCACATCTACGACGAGGCGAGCCTGCAACTCGGCAGGACCGTCCAGGCCGGGTCCAAGATCCGGCTCCAGAAGGACGCGGCCAACTCCTCCACGTACGCCATCGACTTCATCAACACCGAGCAGGCGACGGCGGCCGCCAACCCGGACCCGGCCGCGTACGCGGTCCCGGCCGGATTCACCCACCAGGACGTGCAGAACGCCCTCGACAAGGTCCGCATGGACACCACGGGCCAACTGGTCGGGGTGTACCTGCCCGCCGGTGACTACGAGACGGCCGGCAAGTTCCAGGTCTACGGCAAGGCGGTCAAGGTCGTCGGGGCCGGGCCCTGGTTCACCCGCTTCCACGCCCCCGCCTCGCAGGAGAACACCGACATCGGCTTCCGGGCCGAGGCGAGTGCCAAGGGTTCGACGTTCGCCGGCTTCACCTACCTCGGCAACTACACGTCCCGGATCGACGGCCCGGGCAAGGTGTTCGACTTCTCCAACGTCTCCGACATCACCATCGACAACATCTGGGTCGAGCACATGGTGTGCCTCTACTGGGGCGCCAACACCGACAGCATGACCATCAAGAACGCCCGCATCCGTGACACCTTCGCCGACGGCGTCAACATGACCAACGGCTCCACGGACAACCACGTCGTCAACAACGACGCGCGCGCCACGGGCGACGACAGCTTCGCCCTCTTCTCGGCGATCGACGCCGGAGGCGCCGACGAGAAGAACAACCTCTACGAGAACCTGACATCGACGCTCACCTGGAGAGCGGCCGGCATCGCCGTCTACGGCGGCTACAACAACACCTTCCGCAACCTCCGCGTCGCCGACACCCTGGTCTACTCCGGCGTCACGATCTCCTCGCTCGACTTCGGCTACCCGATGAACGGCTTCGGGACCGAGCCCACGACCATCGAGAACGTGTCCCTGGAGAGGACGGGCGGCCACTTCTGGGGCTCGCAGGTCTTCCCCGCCATCTGGGCGTTCTCCGCCTCCAAGGTCTTCCAGGGCATCCGGGTCAACGACGTCGACATCGACGACTCCACCTACGGAGGCGTCATGTTCCAGACCAACTATGTAGGCGGGCAAGCGCAGTTCCCGGTGAAGGACACCATCTTCACCGACGTCTCCATCACCGACTCCAAGAAGAGCGGGGACGCCTTCGACGCCAAGTCCGGATTCGGCATCTGGGCCAACGAGTTGCCGGAGCCCGGCCAGGGCCCGGCTGTCGGCGAAGCCACCTTCCGCAACCTGCGGATGAGCGGCAACGCCCAGGATGTCCGCAACACGACCAGCACCTTCAGGATCAATATCGAGTAG
- a CDS encoding fasciclin domain-containing protein, whose protein sequence is MNTRIRRTTGLLAAAAVLPLALTACSNGSGDSDKSDSAGTAAASAATGSDDMAGSGSSASSIDQPFGPACSSVPKNGAGSFDGMAKDPVATAASNNPALSTLVAAVQKAGLVDTLNNAQNITVFAPTDDAFAKIPKATLDKVLNDKAQLTKILTYHVVGQKLTPKDLENGSFTTLEKSKITTSGSGESYTVNDSAKVVCGNVKTANANVYIVDTVLMPKS, encoded by the coding sequence ATGAACACGCGTATCCGCCGTACCACCGGCCTTCTCGCCGCGGCGGCCGTACTGCCCCTGGCCCTGACCGCCTGCTCCAACGGCAGCGGTGACTCGGACAAGTCCGATTCCGCCGGTACGGCGGCGGCTTCGGCGGCAACGGGCAGTGACGACATGGCCGGCTCGGGCAGCAGCGCGAGCAGCATCGACCAGCCGTTCGGCCCGGCTTGTTCCTCCGTCCCGAAGAACGGCGCCGGGTCCTTCGACGGCATGGCCAAGGACCCGGTCGCCACCGCCGCCTCCAACAACCCGGCGCTCTCCACTTTGGTGGCGGCGGTGCAGAAGGCGGGCCTGGTCGACACCCTCAACAACGCGCAGAACATCACCGTGTTCGCGCCGACCGACGACGCCTTCGCCAAGATCCCGAAGGCGACCCTGGACAAGGTCCTCAACGACAAGGCCCAGCTCACGAAGATCCTCACCTACCACGTCGTCGGCCAGAAGCTGACGCCGAAGGACCTGGAGAACGGCTCCTTCACCACCCTGGAGAAGTCGAAGATCACGACTTCCGGTTCGGGCGAGTCCTACACGGTCAACGACTCCGCCAAGGTGGTCTGCGGCAACGTGAAAACCGCGAACGCCAACGTGTACATCGTCGACACAGTCCTGATGCCCAAGAGCTGA